From Glycine max cultivar Williams 82 chromosome 11, Glycine_max_v4.0, whole genome shotgun sequence, the proteins below share one genomic window:
- the LOC102666272 gene encoding uncharacterized protein, whose protein sequence is MEEGKSKSTLAKNPSRSRNPSRRVALDVPSPRHMGSTLSGIHSSIDHLDKGRYHPCCFACCAWSCLIVFILIIAILFLGITYLAFLKSGMPKINVRAFNITKFQVDDGSQKMNSVIGLGLIFSNKNDKLKLLYGPLDVDVTSEDVLLGKKKQGGFSQKPLNVTNLDMTMTLENADVDKYAAEELKSDIKAYEMVFDLYVGGHIGFQVGKLQMNNVPFLASCNQIKREDVDFGRKPECEVKLFAARPSTN, encoded by the exons ATGGAGGAGGGAAAGAGCAAGTCTACATTGGCGAAGAATCCGAGCCGCAGCCGGAATCCGAGCCGGCGTGTGGCCTTGGACGTGCCCTCCCCTCGCCACATGGGCTCCACCCTCAGTGGCATCCATTCCTCCATCGACCACCTTGACAAGGGACGTTACCACCCATGTTGCTTTGCATGTTGTGCATGGTCATGCCTTATTGTGTTCATCTTAATCATAGCCATTCTCTTTCTTGGTATTACCTACTTGGCTTTTCTCAAGTCAGGGATGCCAAAAATTAACGTGAGAGCCTTCAACATAACAAAGTTTCAAGTTGATGATGGGTCACAAAAGATGAATTCGGTTATAGGCTTAGGATTAATATTCTCTAACAAGAATGATAAGCTTAAGCTTTTGTATGGGCCTCTTGATGTTGATGTCACTAGTGAGGATGTGCTATTGGGGAAGAAAAAACAAGGTGGCTTCTCTCAAAAGCCCTTGAATGTCACCAATTTGGACATGACCATGACATTGGAAAATGCCGATGTTGACAAGTATGCCGCTGAAGAGTTGAAATCAGACATCAAAGCCTATGAGATGGTGTTTGATTTGTATGTGGGTGGACACATTGGTTTTCAGGTTGGGAAATTGCAGATGAATAATGTACCCTTTCTAGCATCTTGTAATCAAATCAAGAGGGAGGATGTGGATTTTGGAAGAAAGCCTGAATGTGAAGTTAAGCTGTTTGCTGCCag GCCTTCAACAAACTGA